The DNA sequence TTTCCGGCGGCGAGCGTCAACGGGTGATGATCGCCATGGCACTGTTGACCCGCCCGGAGCTGCTTATCGCCGACGAACCCACTACCGCGCTGGACGTGTCGGTGCAGGCACAAATCCTCGCGTTGCTGCGTGAACTGAAACAAGAGTTAAACATGGGTCTGCTGTTTATTACCCATAATCTGAGCATCGTTCGCCAGCTCGCCGACCGCGTCGCGGTGATGCAGAACGGCCGCTGTGTCGAACAAAACGGCTGCCGGGCGCTGTTTTCCACGCCTGAACACCCCTATACCCGCCGCCTGCTGGACAGCGAGCCGTCAGGCGATCCCGTACCGCTCCCGCCCGATGCGCCAGAACTGCTGCGGGCGGAAAATCTGAGTATCGCCTTCCCGATACGTAAAGGGATTCTGCGGCGAGTCGTCGATCACAATCGAGTGGTTAACGCCCTCAGCTTCCATTTACGCGCCGGTGAAACGCTGGGGCTGGTCGGTGAGTCCGGCTCGGGCAAAAGTACCACCGGCCTGGCGCTTCTGCTCCTGATTCATTCCGAAGGCGCAATTACTTTTGCCGGAGAGGCGCTTCAGGGACGCAACCGTCGGCAGATGCTGCCGCTGCGTCGTCGCATGCAGGTTGTCTTTCAGGATCCTAACTCATCGCTAAATCCGCGGCTAAACGTACTGCAAATTATTGAAGAAGGTTTGCGCGTCCATCAGCCGACGCTTACGCCAACCGAGCGGGAGCAGGCGGTCATTCAGGTAATGCAAGAGGTCGGACTCGATCCGCAATCACGCCATCGCTATCCTGCAGCCTTCTCCGGCGGACAACGCCAGCGCATCGCCATCGCCAGGGCGCTGGTCGTCAAGCCACAGCTTATCGTGCTGGATGAACCCACCTCATCGCTGGATAAGACCGTGCAGGCGCAAATCCTGGCTTTGCTGAAGGCGTTACAGCAAAAGCATCAGCTGGCTTACATTTTCATCAGCCATGATTTACGCGTTGTGCGGGCGTTGTGTCATCAGGTAATGGTGCTGCGGCAGGGAGAAGTCATCGAGCAGGGTGAGTGCGAGCGCGTATTTACCGCTCCACAACAGGAGTATACCCGCCAGCTGCTGGCGTTAAGCTGACGGTCAGAATGGATTGTTACCAGAAAAGGGTTCAGCAATCGCCACGCCGAAATTTTTAAGGCGACAGGTTGCCGCGAATTCGTCCTGACGATTAACAAACAGGCACGGTTCTCCTTCGCATTCAACAATAGAACTGTCTACCTCGATGTCGCTGAGCGCCTGGCTGAGTTTATGCATAACCGGCCACGCCTTTTCGCCATCAGGGCTGAGTAATTTTAACGCCACAAGGCTGTTTTCGCTCTGAATGCCGTTTTGCGGAATCGGTTCAACTCTTGAACCTGCAAAACCATCCAGCCAGCGATAGCTCTGCGGCAGACGGTGTACAATAGAAAGTTGCAGTGTATTCACGTGTTTTCCCCGGAAGCAAAATATTTCACAATAATTTTACATTAATACTAACACATTATTGACAAATAGTCCTCTTACTGCACAGAAAACGCTTACACCGTCAGCATGACAGTGTTATTGGTTTGTAATGTAAAAGTTTATAATTGTGCAGTTAGAACACCTTCGGGCTATATGTACCCG is a window from the Klebsiella oxytoca genome containing:
- the yejF gene encoding microcin C ABC transporter ATP-binding protein YejF, with translation MTQPLLDIDNLSIAFHQQGETTTVVRELSLQIDVGETLALVGESGSGKSVSALSILRLLPSPPVSYPDGDIRFHGQSLLHADERTLRGVRGNRIAMIFQEPMVSLNPLHNLEKQLYEVLSLHRGMRKEAARGEILDCLERVGIRNAPRRLADYPHQLSGGERQRVMIAMALLTRPELLIADEPTTALDVSVQAQILALLRELKQELNMGLLFITHNLSIVRQLADRVAVMQNGRCVEQNGCRALFSTPEHPYTRRLLDSEPSGDPVPLPPDAPELLRAENLSIAFPIRKGILRRVVDHNRVVNALSFHLRAGETLGLVGESGSGKSTTGLALLLLIHSEGAITFAGEALQGRNRRQMLPLRRRMQVVFQDPNSSLNPRLNVLQIIEEGLRVHQPTLTPTEREQAVIQVMQEVGLDPQSRHRYPAAFSGGQRQRIAIARALVVKPQLIVLDEPTSSLDKTVQAQILALLKALQQKHQLAYIFISHDLRVVRALCHQVMVLRQGEVIEQGECERVFTAPQQEYTRQLLALS
- a CDS encoding YejG family protein, with protein sequence MNTLQLSIVHRLPQSYRWLDGFAGSRVEPIPQNGIQSENSLVALKLLSPDGEKAWPVMHKLSQALSDIEVDSSIVECEGEPCLFVNRQDEFAATCRLKNFGVAIAEPFSGNNPF